Below is a window of Myroides profundi DNA.
CTTTTTATCATAGAAAAGGACTTTACTAGTGTTATTTAGTTAAATAATTACACGATTCAAATCAAAGTTACACTTTTAAATTTTTGAATACCGTTAAAAATCCATAAATTAGATGTAAACTTTAAAAAAAGAGATATGGCTAATTCATTTGTAAAAACTGTAAAAGATCGAATTAAGAACTGGTATATACCTGTAATCATTGGAATGCTTTTTATAATAGGAGGAATGTATATGTTTAGTACTCCTATTACAGCATACGCTTCATTAACTATCATATTTAGTTGTATGTTTTTAATTGCTGGTATATCTGAGATTATATTTGCTTTTTCTAATCATGATCAACTTGATGGTTGGGGATGGTTGCTTTTCTCAGGAATTATAGATGTAGTATTAGGTGTTATTTTGATTGGAACGCCTACGTTATCAGCTGTAGTTCTTCCTATTTATGTAGGTTTTGGTTTAATGTTCAGGTCTATAAGAGGAATGGGGACAGCTTTTGATCTTAAAAATTACGGAGTAAAATCATGGACTACTTTGTTTGTCTTCGCTTTATTAGGTTTGGTGTTTTCTTTCTGTATGTTGTGGAATCTTGAATTTGGAGCTTTTACGATAGTATATTGGACAGCGTTTTCATTTATACTTCTAGGAGTGTATAGCTTATTATTTGGTTTCTTCTTGAGAAGAATTAAAAAATATGCAGGTAATGTAGATAAAGAGCTTCTAGAGCAATATGAGAGAATTCAAGAAGAAGTTCGTAAAAGATTACATGACAAATAAATATAATTATTTGATAAAGTTTATTGGGTGTTGTAAAAAATCCATATTTTGCAAGTAATAAATAAGATTAGATTATGAAAAAAATTGCAATGCTATTTGCTTTTGTAGCAACTTCACTATTAGTTGGGTGTGAAGGGTCTACTGGACCACAAGGACCTCCTGGGCCAAC
It encodes the following:
- a CDS encoding HdeD family acid-resistance protein, producing the protein MANSFVKTVKDRIKNWYIPVIIGMLFIIGGMYMFSTPITAYASLTIIFSCMFLIAGISEIIFAFSNHDQLDGWGWLLFSGIIDVVLGVILIGTPTLSAVVLPIYVGFGLMFRSIRGMGTAFDLKNYGVKSWTTLFVFALLGLVFSFCMLWNLEFGAFTIVYWTAFSFILLGVYSLLFGFFLRRIKKYAGNVDKELLEQYERIQEEVRKRLHDK